Proteins co-encoded in one Christiangramia fulva genomic window:
- a CDS encoding DUF6730 family protein has product MKKLDEIMELMADEMADFKTSLEKLEALSKGLNEMSIPISTAAIDENLQSFLQKQEEANEVKNELLRDINDKLERASLIPNYILVLFGSILILLLSGLGYFIYSSKISEEEKFQIYRTISKSELESYQIFFSENPEIKEDYCNWLEQ; this is encoded by the coding sequence ATGAAAAAACTAGATGAGATCATGGAACTGATGGCCGATGAAATGGCTGACTTTAAAACTTCACTCGAAAAACTGGAAGCATTATCTAAAGGGCTTAATGAAATGAGTATTCCTATCAGTACAGCTGCAATTGATGAGAATCTACAGAGTTTTCTTCAAAAACAAGAAGAGGCCAACGAGGTAAAAAATGAATTACTCAGAGATATAAATGATAAACTGGAAAGAGCTAGTCTGATCCCCAACTATATTCTTGTATTATTTGGAAGTATTCTAATCCTGCTATTATCCGGATTGGGATATTTTATTTACTCTTCTAAAATATCGGAAGAAGAGAAGTTCCAGATCTATCGAACCATTTCGAAATCGGAACTTGAATCCTATCAAATATTTTTCTCTGAAAACCCGGAGATAAAAGAAGATTACTGCAACTGGTTGGAACAGTAG
- a CDS encoding relaxase/mobilization nuclease domain-containing protein, translating into MIGKGQSISRTQASIEYGWNQEKEAEVVLKEHLAGETPKQITDEFRIIQSQNDRCTKNTLSFVVSPTVKDGKNLNHRDLEKIAQRFIKEMGLKNHQAIGFVHKDKQHTHVHIYANRISLKGEVYKDSFIGKRSQIAADNVAKQLGLTRVREVQQQKLQELKWQRVTIKYLNDRVLETRPKTLDDYIQKMNARNVKVIPSINKSNQLQGFRFEYQGANLKGSEVHRSMSGSKLIAEISQNNSYSKLKEVPKTLKLVNTTVQLSTNMASKIAKDLAKQVIKRGLDAGMGMGY; encoded by the coding sequence ATGATCGGAAAAGGACAATCCATATCACGAACCCAGGCATCCATCGAGTATGGCTGGAACCAGGAGAAGGAGGCCGAAGTGGTGCTCAAAGAACACTTGGCCGGGGAAACGCCGAAACAGATTACCGATGAATTCAGGATCATTCAATCTCAAAATGATCGCTGTACTAAAAATACCTTGAGCTTCGTGGTAAGTCCAACGGTCAAAGACGGTAAAAACCTAAACCATCGCGACCTGGAAAAGATCGCCCAGCGATTTATTAAAGAGATGGGGCTTAAAAATCACCAGGCTATTGGGTTTGTTCATAAGGATAAGCAGCATACCCATGTCCATATCTATGCGAACCGTATCAGCTTAAAAGGCGAAGTCTATAAAGACAGCTTTATAGGAAAACGAAGTCAGATCGCAGCAGATAATGTAGCCAAACAATTAGGACTTACCCGGGTCAGGGAGGTACAACAACAAAAGCTACAGGAATTAAAATGGCAGCGAGTAACTATTAAATACCTCAATGACCGGGTGCTGGAGACCAGGCCAAAAACCCTGGATGATTACATCCAAAAAATGAACGCACGTAATGTAAAGGTCATCCCCAGTATCAATAAATCCAATCAGCTGCAGGGCTTCCGGTTCGAATACCAGGGCGCCAATTTAAAAGGAAGCGAGGTCCACCGGTCTATGAGTGGAAGTAAACTGATCGCAGAAATATCTCAGAATAATAGTTACAGTAAACTCAAAGAGGTACCGAAAACTTTAAAGCTGGTGAATACCACCGTACAATTGAGCACGAACATGGCCAGTAAGATCGCTAAAGATCTGGCTAAGCAGGTGATCAAACGAGGGCTTGATGCTGGTATGGGCATGGGCTACTAA
- the mbpA gene encoding mobilization protein MbpA, with translation MKREVIQIRCSIYEKKLLKKRAARAGISLSEYLRSTAFEINMVERITPEQLECYQMLIQYKNNFMRISNMFKKRDPKLARNVEALAEEIRQHLYNFKR, from the coding sequence ATGAAACGGGAAGTCATCCAGATACGATGCTCGATCTACGAGAAAAAGCTACTCAAAAAAAGAGCGGCCAGGGCGGGAATTTCGCTTTCTGAATATTTGAGATCTACCGCCTTTGAAATTAATATGGTGGAAAGAATCACTCCGGAACAACTGGAATGCTACCAGATGCTCATCCAGTATAAAAACAACTTTATGCGGATCAGTAATATGTTCAAAAAAAGAGATCCCAAACTGGCTAGGAATGTAGAAGCCCTGGCCGAAGAAATACGGCAACACCTTTACAATTTTAAGAGATGA
- a CDS encoding toprim domain-containing protein, whose translation MSLKKLTCERARSICIVETLAKLGHFPSRTREKEAWYFSPLRSETQASFKVSLKLNRWYDFGIGEGGNVIDLVCKVSNCSVAEALQFLSDELPVYSFQGPAADTSKKDSANTIVKIQPITRSYLKKYVRSRGISLPIARKYCKEVWYECHGKTYYAIGLQNNENGWELRNLYFKTSSSPKSYTWFQNEKNHLVVCEGMFDLLSIAELYPEELKNSDIIVLNSLSFLAQITAKFKSYKSIDLYLDNDASGRNNTTELLRYYPHIKDQSHRYKNHKDLNEKLASGQWTYSGYKSF comes from the coding sequence ATGAGTTTAAAAAAACTAACCTGTGAAAGAGCCCGCAGTATTTGCATCGTGGAAACGCTCGCAAAACTGGGGCACTTTCCCAGTAGGACAAGGGAGAAAGAAGCCTGGTACTTCAGTCCCCTCCGGTCAGAAACACAGGCCTCTTTCAAGGTGTCTTTAAAACTGAACCGATGGTATGACTTCGGTATAGGCGAAGGTGGAAATGTCATCGACCTGGTTTGCAAGGTTTCTAATTGTAGCGTGGCCGAAGCCCTTCAATTCCTCTCTGATGAACTACCTGTATATTCATTTCAAGGACCAGCTGCAGATACTTCAAAAAAGGATAGCGCCAACACCATCGTAAAGATCCAACCGATCACCAGGAGCTATTTAAAGAAATATGTACGATCCAGAGGCATCTCTTTACCGATAGCTAGAAAATATTGTAAGGAAGTATGGTATGAATGTCATGGAAAGACCTATTACGCAATCGGACTTCAGAACAATGAGAATGGCTGGGAACTTCGCAATCTATATTTTAAAACCTCCAGTTCTCCTAAAAGTTATACCTGGTTTCAAAATGAGAAAAATCACCTGGTGGTTTGTGAAGGAATGTTTGACCTGTTATCCATCGCGGAATTATATCCGGAAGAATTAAAGAACTCGGATATCATTGTATTAAACTCCTTGTCATTTTTAGCTCAGATCACTGCCAAATTCAAGAGCTATAAAAGCATAGATCTCTACCTGGATAATGATGCTTCAGGAAGGAACAATACCACCGAATTATTGCGGTATTATCCCCACATAAAAGACCAAAGTCATCGCTATAAAAACCATAAAGACCTCAATGAAAAACTAGCTTCCGGGCAGTGGACTTACAGTGGATACAAATCGTTTTGA